One segment of Chelmon rostratus isolate fCheRos1 chromosome 17, fCheRos1.pri, whole genome shotgun sequence DNA contains the following:
- the LOC121621515 gene encoding uncharacterized protein LOC121621515, producing the protein MPALTQTERADQTDQMLDGSRLTRMKMAVRLMSCCVVLLLALTSESAVCKKLNSISDLKKINFGQSVPKHSLMLLHWFANEVDLDNNNVIWLTFNPNNGDYGSHHYGNYEGVLDPLPRGNIRYRYYTVGNLYQDTSVRLPSYVVNSPREYAGGNRDRIIIRVQEQNTGRAALQRIDQVYITQHYDTSEDLGTSYDPDHTYQITTNLLRQIREFSLRDNQMPLLYLRNRFRSNADDLSIRNTWGNLACLGLLLFIVIEEKYSSNQHNNRPGNSNRPGNSNRPGNSNRPGNSNRPGNSNRPANNNRPANNNRPGNNNRPGNNNRPAKISSRREIHYRPENDYRSESRQSHCGCCGLVICCFLALLLVSLIIFLCVYFTMR; encoded by the exons ATGCCTGctctcacacaaacagagagagcagatcaAACCGATCAGATGCTTGACGGCAGCAGACTAACAAG GATGAAGATGGCAGTAAGACTCATGAGTTGCTGTGTAGTTCTGCTCCTTGCCCTGACCTCTGAATCAGCTGTATGCAAAAAGCTCAATTCAATCAGTGATTTAAAGAAAATCAACTTTGGCCAATCTGTGCCCAAACACAGTCTTATGCTGCTCCACTGGTTTGCCAACGAAGTTGACCTTGACAATAACAATGTCATATGGCTGACCTTCAACCCAAACAATGGAGATTATGGCTCACATCATTATGGCAACTATGAGGGGGTGTTGGACCCACTGCCTCGAGGAAACATCAGATACCGGTACTACACTGTTGGTAATCTCTATCAAGACACGTCCGTGCGACTTCCATCTTATGTTGTCAATTCCCCAAGAGAGTACGCAGGAGGAAACAGGGACAGGATCATAATAAGAGTCCAGGAGCAGAACACAGGACGGGCAGCTTTGCAGAGGATAGACCAAGTGTACATCACACAGCATTATGACACTTCTGAAGATCTGGGGACATCTTATGATCCGGATCATACCTACCAGATCACTACTAACCTCTTAAGACAGATCAGAGAGTTTTCTTTGAGAGACAACCAAATGCCACTGCTGTATCTCAGAAACCGCTTCAGAAGTAATGCTGATGATTTAAGCATCAGAAACACATGGGGTAATCTTGCTTGCCTTGGACTGCTCTTGTTTATTGTGATCGAGGAAAAGTACTCCTCcaaccaacacaacaacagaccaggaaacagcaacagaccaggaaacagcaacagaccaggaaacagcaacagaccaggaaacagcaacagaccaggaaacagcaacagacCAGCAAACAACAATAGACcagcaaacaacaacagaccaggaaacaacaacagaccaggaaacaacaacagaccAGCAAAGATCAGCAGCAGACGGGAAATCCACTACAGACCAGAAAACGACTACAGATCAGAAAGTAGACAAAGTCACTGTGGTTGTTGTGGTTTGgtaatctgctgttttttagCACTACTTTTGGTTTCGTTAATAATTTTTTTGTGCGTCTATTTTACAATGAGGTGA